Proteins encoded by one window of Halobaculum sp. MBLA0147:
- a CDS encoding PD-(D/E)XK nuclease family protein, whose amino-acid sequence MEDADIYGFINHLLVTSTGYHVVDYKTGPVENGVEAAANEYLPQLRAYTAALSEHDPDSDVTVSLVFTDARASWQTAFTSEELSGIRASIVDQLREEPTGNSSPE is encoded by the coding sequence GTGGAGGACGCAGACATCTACGGGTTCATCAACCACCTGCTCGTCACGTCGACTGGATACCACGTCGTCGACTACAAGACAGGTCCAGTGGAGAACGGTGTCGAGGCAGCCGCAAATGAGTACCTTCCGCAGTTACGAGCCTACACCGCTGCACTCTCCGAGCACGATCCCGACAGCGACGTGACCGTCTCCCTAGTGTTCACCGACGCACGGGCTTCGTGGCAGACGGCGTTCACCTCGGAGGAACTCAGCGGGATACGCGCGAGCATCGTAGACCAACTTCGTGAAGAGCCCACAGGCAATAGTTCCCCTGAGTAA
- a CDS encoding UvrD-helicase domain-containing protein — MSEPTPNDQQGDLIENIDGLYRVDAGAGTGKTFTVTRRYATIVSQTDVDPSDVLLVTFTDNAASEMKERIVGHCHYGMRELADAPIQTFHSLCYDLLDEHGHDAPTYLGIDDRITGSTRIIEDELVEQALFGEFIDRFSDAHPEYDDVFRALDEPAELLGLLNQLAAKGVFPDADGWYRDGEQHLDGDFTAFKRQFDAMNRPRNGGSKQSRLRSKLGRYGRNKTYLPDAPEKAAIRGSGKQVPDKTAVRAFEEDREGLKQFVHDVYYEYLQFALRRNYLNFGMLQLFAFVLLCEDHSVRDELAFEYLMIDEFQDSSEIQFKLALLLAGTNNICVVGDWKQSIYSFQYADVDNILEFEDRLSQFAAQLNSDHERVSFPTRPVTDVKLKENYRSTQEILEFSEHALCVPAAKHDDVDVAAIDDRLVSLQSNTDHENTTIEAIRSDEEQEAVLAKIQEIVDNDDYRVENEDGELRTPGPGDIAVLTRTRDFGRELLETAEEYGLPMAYEGGIELFRTDQAKLLLAWLRILEDDTDRGWAVVLEQAGYTLDEIDAILDAETYPENMVAFRNDVRSLETLGGVARRVFARYGYDGPTADMVLHTLESVHEATTQTRGDLIQFIERAITAGSTHEVHASAGTDSVTVQTIHATKGLEYPIVILANMNSGRFPPSGGTSAGIAYDDPIGLRQRKVYAEEAHGRPHVYDNWQADVLRKCLPRNYDEERRLLYVAITRAESHVVFSAGKDPNSFIEELPVEVAEISLDVDEQTLGPSEQTALQVDIPVPEGPQGQTPHTLMNDDVFEDVDGGRGTEFGSQVHDFAEAYALGDAGTPRNADEEHVKRFLDQLEGELLVEEEVYLPVSVGDDRVTVSGIVDLMHVTPDQVEIVDYKTDHGRHAESEYRKQLSVYYHVAQEVYPDREVTASIFYTETGDRQQVDPLPTQEIQHLVG, encoded by the coding sequence ATGAGTGAGCCTACGCCGAACGACCAGCAAGGAGATCTGATCGAGAACATCGATGGATTGTATCGCGTCGACGCCGGCGCTGGCACGGGCAAGACCTTCACCGTCACACGTCGGTACGCTACCATCGTCTCGCAAACGGATGTTGATCCTTCGGACGTCCTGCTGGTGACGTTCACCGACAACGCGGCCAGCGAAATGAAAGAGCGGATCGTCGGACACTGTCACTACGGGATGCGGGAGCTTGCGGATGCACCGATTCAGACCTTCCACTCACTGTGTTACGACCTGCTCGACGAACACGGCCACGATGCGCCAACCTATCTCGGGATCGACGACCGGATCACCGGATCGACACGGATCATCGAGGACGAACTCGTCGAGCAAGCGTTGTTCGGCGAGTTTATCGACCGGTTCAGTGACGCACATCCCGAGTATGACGACGTCTTCCGCGCACTCGATGAGCCTGCGGAGCTTCTCGGATTACTCAACCAGTTGGCGGCGAAAGGCGTGTTCCCTGACGCGGACGGCTGGTACCGTGATGGAGAGCAGCACCTCGATGGAGACTTCACCGCGTTCAAACGGCAGTTCGACGCGATGAATCGCCCACGGAACGGTGGCAGCAAGCAGTCACGCCTTCGGTCGAAACTTGGCCGTTACGGCCGCAACAAGACCTATCTGCCCGATGCACCCGAGAAGGCAGCGATTCGCGGCAGCGGGAAGCAAGTCCCCGACAAGACGGCTGTCCGGGCTTTCGAAGAAGACCGAGAGGGGCTCAAACAGTTCGTCCACGACGTCTACTACGAGTACCTGCAGTTTGCCCTGCGACGCAACTACCTGAACTTCGGGATGCTCCAGCTGTTCGCGTTTGTTCTCCTCTGTGAAGACCACTCGGTACGCGATGAGCTGGCATTTGAGTACCTGATGATCGACGAGTTCCAGGACTCGAGTGAGATCCAGTTCAAACTCGCACTGCTCCTCGCAGGCACGAACAACATCTGCGTTGTCGGGGACTGGAAGCAGAGTATCTACAGCTTCCAGTATGCGGATGTCGACAACATCCTCGAGTTTGAGGACCGGCTGTCGCAGTTCGCTGCGCAACTGAACAGTGACCACGAGCGTGTCTCGTTCCCGACTCGTCCTGTGACCGATGTCAAACTCAAGGAGAACTACCGCTCGACACAGGAGATTCTTGAGTTCTCTGAACACGCTCTGTGTGTTCCTGCAGCCAAGCACGACGATGTTGACGTTGCTGCGATCGATGATCGGCTTGTCTCACTGCAGTCAAACACCGACCACGAGAACACCACCATCGAGGCGATCCGGAGTGACGAGGAACAGGAGGCAGTGCTGGCGAAGATCCAGGAAATCGTCGACAACGACGACTACCGGGTAGAGAATGAGGATGGAGAACTCCGGACGCCGGGGCCTGGTGACATCGCCGTGTTGACGCGGACGCGTGACTTTGGTCGAGAGCTGTTGGAGACCGCAGAGGAGTACGGACTGCCCATGGCGTACGAGGGTGGCATCGAGCTCTTCCGGACAGACCAAGCGAAGCTCTTGCTGGCTTGGCTCCGGATTCTTGAAGACGACACCGACCGTGGCTGGGCGGTGGTGCTCGAGCAGGCGGGCTACACACTCGATGAGATTGATGCGATTCTCGACGCAGAGACGTACCCTGAGAACATGGTCGCGTTCCGCAACGATGTCCGGTCGCTGGAGACACTCGGCGGTGTTGCACGACGCGTGTTTGCGCGCTACGGGTATGATGGTCCAACGGCCGACATGGTCCTCCACACGCTCGAGTCGGTTCACGAGGCTACCACGCAGACGCGCGGCGATCTCATCCAGTTCATCGAGCGTGCGATTACGGCTGGGAGTACCCACGAGGTGCACGCGAGTGCCGGGACGGACTCAGTGACCGTGCAGACGATCCACGCCACGAAGGGTCTTGAGTACCCGATCGTCATTCTGGCGAACATGAACAGCGGGCGGTTCCCGCCGAGTGGTGGGACTAGCGCTGGTATTGCGTATGACGACCCGATCGGATTGCGACAGCGCAAAGTGTACGCTGAGGAGGCGCACGGCCGTCCACACGTCTACGACAACTGGCAGGCTGATGTCCTCCGGAAGTGTCTGCCTCGCAACTACGACGAGGAACGCCGGCTGCTCTACGTTGCTATCACCCGTGCTGAGAGTCACGTCGTGTTTAGCGCTGGTAAGGACCCGAACAGTTTCATCGAAGAACTGCCGGTGGAGGTTGCGGAGATTTCCCTCGATGTCGACGAGCAGACGCTGGGTCCGTCGGAACAGACTGCGCTCCAAGTGGATATTCCTGTTCCGGAGGGCCCACAGGGGCAGACACCGCACACGCTGATGAATGACGACGTGTTTGAGGATGTCGACGGCGGGAGAGGAACTGAGTTCGGCTCACAAGTGCATGACTTCGCCGAGGCGTACGCCCTCGGCGATGCAGGTACGCCCCGGAATGCAGATGAAGAACACGTCAAGCGATTCCTCGACCAGTTGGAGGGTGAGCTGCTCGTCGAGGAGGAAGTCTATCTTCCAGTGTCCGTTGGTGATGATCGTGTGACGGTCTCAGGAATTGTCGACCTCATGCACGTGACGCCTGATCAGGTTGAGATTGTAGACTACAAGACTGACCATGGTCGGCACGCTGAAAGTGAGTATCGAAAGCAGCTGAGCGTGTACTATCATGTTGCGCAAGAGGTCTACCCTGATCGTGAGGTCACTGCTAGTATCTTCTATACGGAGACTGGCGATCGGCAGCAGGTTGACCCGCTTCCTACTCAGGAGATACAGCACTTGGTTGGGTAG
- a CDS encoding PD-(D/E)XK nuclease family protein has translation MSFARAKPIDDLYEEVADYDLVVVPDAPLASALNRRIKRPHLGTFAITPRRLAAGRREEAEDRIAFLELIEQTDLDWKRGAYAIGNILQCWEHQGSREAILDYDAYVDAATRQAVEHIADLGTTSQRLTEYRIDASQNVAVVGEDQLTQLERSILPAEYDAYDTFDQQVFEYPPFHIFDSSTAIVDTVVDAVTDENANDIAVVLNRESEFSALIEAVFEANNIPFYGGPGFADHPDHRTFVQLLRAAHGGSDTRVGDIRPLLARLDISLAVEHDEKRLYEVEAAELDWVVDFCTHIEERTFSDALTRFEDKTDRRLDAFRDELDALGLADANATERTVEQLVFYLQSYEVPVDRDNEGVLLADAKSAAYVDRPVVFYLGLDEDWTHSPPRRPWVDQDAQYTRNITQFQLLLQSGATQYYLVQDARGGSSVTPCLYFEELLDEEFERFSDLDATSHTRWDGHAGRGFEKESVDVTTNEVSTISQSTLSTYVNSPRDYFFDRLVEGPDKDYLKEGNLFHDFAEFYVTHPEFVDAEIIDDVVSYMLAETRPFIRSVDEATRRTKYRAGLETIVAFFDENTPVDGEFLTPTSGWGSNAFAERFDKPVDSPVTERWFENETLGLKGKIDLVHSPTQLIDHKSSSRKSASEVVTNSALDPPNDTPDFQALLYLAHWRSQQPDQHLEFTFFHFLETLDDIVTGDADLEDTLTTISYHPVSFKEYAASEAFFEEVVADGANKCQKTLSQVAYADYAAVFDGASLPATTDSEELINSPFGAELTSQMKDHVGDYKYVETGCEQVMRQLTRTRGQAFFEGDLDAFETFVDERLEELNRRRAGEERFPVEGLGGEPNYRYVDNRDLLLEGDR, from the coding sequence GTGTCATTTGCCCGGGCCAAGCCGATTGATGATCTCTACGAGGAAGTCGCAGACTACGATCTCGTCGTGGTGCCAGACGCGCCGCTGGCGAGTGCGTTGAATCGGCGGATCAAGAGACCCCATCTCGGCACGTTTGCGATCACACCACGCCGTCTTGCGGCGGGGCGGCGCGAGGAGGCCGAGGACCGGATCGCGTTCTTAGAACTGATCGAGCAGACCGACTTGGACTGGAAGCGCGGTGCCTACGCGATCGGGAATATACTCCAGTGCTGGGAGCACCAGGGTAGTCGTGAGGCGATCCTAGACTACGATGCGTACGTTGACGCCGCCACGCGCCAAGCGGTCGAACACATTGCTGATCTCGGGACGACCTCACAGCGGCTCACTGAGTATCGGATCGACGCCAGCCAGAACGTTGCCGTCGTTGGTGAGGACCAGCTGACGCAACTTGAACGTTCCATCCTCCCAGCCGAGTACGATGCCTACGACACCTTCGATCAACAGGTGTTCGAGTACCCACCGTTCCACATCTTTGACTCCTCGACAGCAATTGTCGACACAGTCGTGGACGCCGTCACCGACGAGAATGCCAACGACATCGCCGTCGTGCTCAATCGGGAAAGCGAATTCTCTGCACTCATCGAGGCTGTATTTGAGGCGAACAACATCCCGTTCTACGGTGGACCTGGGTTTGCAGACCATCCTGATCACCGGACGTTCGTACAGTTGCTTCGAGCCGCACACGGCGGCAGTGACACTCGCGTAGGCGACATTCGTCCACTGCTTGCACGGCTCGATATCTCGCTTGCTGTCGAGCATGACGAGAAGCGCCTGTACGAGGTCGAGGCTGCTGAGCTGGATTGGGTTGTCGACTTCTGCACCCACATCGAGGAGCGGACGTTTAGCGATGCGCTCACTCGATTCGAGGACAAGACCGATCGCCGTCTTGACGCATTCCGTGATGAACTCGACGCACTCGGTCTCGCCGACGCGAATGCGACCGAGCGTACTGTGGAGCAACTTGTCTTCTATCTCCAAAGCTACGAGGTGCCTGTCGATCGTGACAACGAAGGCGTGCTGCTCGCCGATGCGAAATCGGCAGCCTACGTCGACCGGCCAGTCGTCTTCTACTTGGGGCTGGATGAGGACTGGACGCATTCGCCGCCACGACGGCCGTGGGTCGATCAGGACGCGCAGTACACACGCAACATCACCCAGTTCCAACTCCTACTCCAGAGTGGGGCGACGCAGTACTACCTCGTTCAAGATGCACGAGGCGGATCATCAGTCACCCCGTGTCTCTATTTCGAAGAGTTGCTCGATGAGGAGTTCGAGCGGTTCAGCGACCTCGATGCAACCTCACACACGCGGTGGGATGGGCACGCCGGTCGTGGGTTCGAAAAGGAATCGGTCGACGTGACAACGAACGAGGTCTCGACGATCAGTCAATCGACTCTGAGTACGTACGTGAACTCGCCGCGCGACTACTTCTTTGACAGGCTCGTCGAAGGGCCTGACAAGGACTACTTGAAGGAAGGGAACCTCTTCCACGACTTCGCGGAGTTCTACGTCACCCACCCGGAGTTCGTCGACGCCGAGATCATCGACGATGTCGTGTCGTATATGCTCGCCGAGACACGGCCATTCATCCGATCTGTGGATGAGGCGACGCGGCGAACAAAGTATCGCGCTGGGTTAGAGACCATCGTGGCCTTCTTCGACGAGAACACGCCAGTCGACGGAGAGTTTCTCACTCCGACAAGCGGGTGGGGCAGCAATGCCTTTGCCGAGCGTTTCGACAAGCCCGTTGACTCGCCTGTTACCGAACGGTGGTTCGAGAATGAGACCCTGGGTCTGAAAGGGAAGATCGATCTGGTCCACTCGCCGACCCAGTTGATCGATCACAAGAGTAGCTCACGGAAGAGCGCCTCAGAGGTTGTCACGAACTCCGCACTCGACCCGCCCAATGATACGCCTGACTTCCAAGCGCTGTTGTATCTCGCCCACTGGCGGTCACAGCAGCCTGATCAGCACCTAGAGTTCACGTTCTTCCACTTCCTCGAGACGCTCGATGATATCGTCACCGGGGATGCCGATCTCGAGGACACGCTGACAACGATCTCGTATCACCCGGTCTCGTTCAAGGAGTACGCCGCCTCAGAGGCGTTCTTCGAGGAGGTCGTTGCAGATGGAGCGAACAAGTGTCAAAAGACACTCTCGCAGGTGGCGTACGCGGACTACGCCGCAGTCTTCGATGGAGCCTCGCTCCCGGCAACGACTGACAGTGAGGAACTCATCAACTCACCATTCGGCGCAGAACTGACGAGCCAGATGAAAGACCACGTTGGAGACTACAAATACGTCGAGACAGGCTGTGAACAGGTGATGCGGCAGCTGACACGCACTCGGGGGCAAGCCTTCTTCGAAGGCGATCTCGACGCCTTCGAGACGTTTGTCGACGAACGACTGGAAGAGCTGAACCGCCGGCGCGCCGGCGAGGAACGGTTCCCCGTTGAGGGATTGGGCGGGGAGCCAAACTATCGCTACGTGGACAATCGCGATCTGCTCTTGGAGGGTGACCGATGA